Proteins from a genomic interval of Desulfurobacterium sp. TC5-1:
- the uvrA gene encoding excinuclease ABC subunit UvrA has protein sequence MKDKIIVKGARQHNLKNIDVEIPKNRLVVITGLSGSGKSSLAFDTLYAEGQRRYVESLSSYARQFLQLMEKPDVDLIEGLSPAISIEQKTVSKNPRSTVGTTTEIHDYLRLLFARAGTPFCPNCNIEIRPQTVEEVVDRILKFTGKRILILSPIVREQKGEHKNLLERLEKQGFRRIRIDGKTYTIDEALNLKLEKKVKHTIEVIVDRIKVKPEDKTRIADSVEIAVKLSDGLVLIVDYDSKKEEILSTKGACPICGFSFKEISPRLFSFNSPLGACPACGGIGFSPKIDPDLLINWDKPIVNAFNITERAKFEYIKDMVSSACDYLGISRDTPAGELTGEDLDFILYADRGILRVYNTVSWSRGNYKPYYFEGIIKHLERRYIETESESVRDYIEEYMREVPCKECKGKRLNKEALSVKIDGLSIADVEEMSIKKAYEFFNNVTFEGKRKIIAERVLKEIKNRLKFLLDVGLDYLTLDRRTGTLSGGESQRIRLATQIGSKLTGVLYVLDEPSIGLHQRDNDRLIKTLKELRDIGNTVIVVEHDTDTIKSADYVIDMGPGAGIHGGEVVAAGTPEEIEKSEKSITGKYLSGKLAIPIPEKRRKPNGKFLRIIGAAEHNLKNITVEFPLGLFICVTGVSGSGKSTLINDILYNALSREIYKSKTIPGKYEKIEGLEDIDKVINVDQSPIGRTPRSNPATYIGVFDFIRELFAATPEARARGYKKGRFSFNVPGGRCEACKGDGLIKVEMHFLPDVYVTCDVCGGKRYNRETLEITYKGKNIYDVLEMSVEEALEFFKHHERIVRKLKTLYDVGLSYIKLGQPATTLSGGEAQRVKLAKELSKRPTGKTLYILDEPTTGLHIHDVKKLIEVLQKLVDRGNTVIVIEHNMDFIKCADYIIDLGPEGGDRGGKIVATGTPEEVAQTETYTGRYLRKYLVY, from the coding sequence ATGAAAGATAAGATTATAGTTAAAGGCGCAAGACAGCATAATCTTAAAAACATAGACGTAGAAATTCCAAAAAACCGATTAGTTGTAATAACAGGACTTTCTGGTTCGGGAAAATCGTCCCTTGCCTTTGACACGCTCTACGCCGAAGGACAAAGAAGGTACGTAGAGTCACTCTCTTCTTACGCAAGGCAGTTCCTCCAGCTGATGGAAAAACCAGACGTTGACCTGATAGAAGGACTATCACCTGCAATTTCTATTGAGCAAAAAACTGTCTCTAAAAATCCCCGCTCCACCGTTGGAACAACAACAGAGATACACGACTATCTGAGGTTGTTATTTGCAAGAGCTGGAACGCCGTTCTGTCCAAACTGCAACATTGAAATAAGACCCCAAACCGTTGAAGAGGTTGTAGATAGAATTTTGAAATTCACAGGAAAGCGGATTCTCATTCTTTCACCTATCGTAAGAGAACAGAAAGGCGAACACAAAAACCTGCTTGAAAGACTGGAAAAGCAGGGATTTAGAAGGATTAGAATAGACGGAAAAACGTACACCATAGATGAAGCCCTCAATCTAAAACTTGAAAAGAAGGTCAAACATACAATTGAAGTTATCGTTGACAGGATAAAAGTAAAACCGGAAGATAAAACAAGAATCGCTGACTCGGTAGAAATAGCCGTAAAGCTGTCGGATGGACTTGTCTTGATTGTAGATTACGACTCTAAAAAAGAGGAAATCCTTAGCACAAAAGGGGCATGTCCAATATGTGGTTTCAGTTTTAAAGAGATTTCACCGAGACTTTTCTCTTTCAATAGTCCTCTCGGTGCTTGTCCGGCGTGTGGTGGTATAGGCTTCTCTCCGAAAATAGACCCTGACCTTTTAATAAATTGGGACAAACCCATAGTAAACGCGTTTAACATAACTGAAAGAGCAAAGTTTGAATACATAAAAGATATGGTCTCTTCCGCGTGCGACTATTTAGGAATATCCCGCGACACACCGGCAGGAGAACTGACAGGAGAAGACCTTGACTTTATACTTTATGCTGACAGGGGAATTTTGAGAGTCTATAACACCGTTTCATGGAGCAGAGGCAACTATAAACCCTACTACTTTGAAGGCATAATAAAACACCTTGAAAGACGCTACATAGAAACAGAATCAGAATCTGTCAGAGACTATATAGAAGAGTACATGAGAGAAGTTCCGTGTAAAGAGTGCAAAGGGAAAAGGCTCAACAAAGAAGCTCTTTCAGTAAAGATAGACGGCCTTTCAATAGCTGACGTTGAAGAGATGAGCATAAAAAAGGCTTATGAATTCTTCAATAACGTAACATTTGAAGGAAAAAGAAAAATAATCGCAGAAAGAGTTCTGAAAGAGATTAAAAACCGCCTAAAATTCCTGTTAGACGTTGGATTAGACTACCTAACACTTGACAGAAGAACAGGAACACTTTCGGGCGGTGAATCCCAGAGGATAAGGCTTGCAACTCAGATAGGCTCAAAATTGACCGGCGTTCTCTACGTCCTTGATGAACCAAGCATAGGGCTCCACCAAAGGGACAACGACAGGTTAATAAAAACGTTAAAAGAACTGAGAGACATAGGAAATACGGTAATCGTCGTAGAACACGACACGGATACCATTAAAAGTGCTGACTACGTAATAGACATGGGGCCGGGTGCCGGCATCCACGGAGGTGAAGTCGTAGCAGCGGGAACACCAGAAGAGATAGAAAAGAGTGAAAAATCCATAACAGGTAAGTACTTATCCGGAAAACTTGCAATACCCATACCTGAAAAAAGACGCAAACCCAACGGAAAGTTTTTAAGAATCATAGGTGCAGCAGAACACAATCTGAAAAATATAACCGTTGAATTTCCCCTTGGACTGTTTATTTGCGTTACCGGTGTATCAGGTTCAGGAAAATCAACCCTAATAAACGACATCCTTTACAACGCCCTTTCACGAGAGATATACAAAAGTAAGACCATACCTGGAAAATATGAAAAGATAGAAGGTCTTGAAGACATAGATAAAGTCATAAACGTTGATCAATCTCCCATAGGAAGAACACCAAGATCAAACCCTGCTACATACATCGGCGTTTTCGACTTTATAAGAGAACTCTTTGCGGCCACACCGGAAGCAAGGGCAAGAGGATACAAAAAGGGAAGATTCTCATTCAACGTTCCCGGCGGAAGGTGTGAAGCCTGTAAAGGTGACGGACTGATAAAGGTGGAAATGCACTTCTTACCTGATGTTTACGTCACCTGTGACGTCTGCGGAGGAAAAAGGTACAACAGAGAAACCCTTGAGATAACATACAAGGGAAAAAACATATACGATGTGCTTGAAATGAGCGTTGAAGAAGCCCTTGAATTTTTCAAACACCACGAAAGAATAGTAAGAAAACTAAAAACACTCTATGACGTCGGTCTTTCTTACATAAAATTGGGACAGCCGGCAACAACACTATCAGGGGGAGAAGCCCAGAGGGTAAAACTCGCAAAAGAACTGTCAAAAAGGCCCACAGGAAAAACTCTCTACATTCTTGACGAACCAACGACAGGACTTCACATCCACGACGTTAAAAAGCTTATAGAGGTTCTTCAAAAGTTAGTGGACAGGGGAAACACCGTAATTGTTATAGAACACAACATGGACTTTATAAAGTGCGCCGATTACATAATAGATTTAGGACCTGAAGGTGGTGACCGGGGAGGAAAAATCGTTGCGACCGGAACACCTGAAGAAGTAGCACAGACAGAAACCTATACAGGTAGATATTTAAGAAAATATCTGGTATATTAA
- the ilvB gene encoding biosynthetic-type acetolactate synthase large subunit, with the protein MKLSGAEILLEALQLEGVEYIFGYPGGAVLDIYDRLSYTSLKHILTRHEQGAAHAADGYARTTGKVGVCFATSGPGATNLVTGLATAQIDSVPIVAFTGNVPTFMIGNDAFQEVDTVGITRPITKHNFLVKDVNQLADTVKKAFYIARTGRPGVVLVDLPKDVMRSIADFFEQEYKSPVQIRSYKPVKKGHPGQIKRAAKAIAAAKRPVLYVGGGVIKAGASDLIIKLAELCTIPVTTTLMGLGAIPGTHPYFLGMLGMHGTYAANMAVTECDLLIAVGARFDDRVTGKVAEFAPNAKIIHIDVDSAEIGKVKHADIPIVGDAKLVLEELLPEVEKQVMKNREVFQERDRWMDLIQHWKVRYPLYYEPSDIVIKPQFVIEKIYEVTKGEAIIATDVGQHQMWAAQYYKFKYPRQLVTSGGLGTMGFGVPAAIGAQIGNPDKTIFCISGDGSFQMNMQEIVTAANYNVPVKIAILNNQFLGMVRQWQGIFYDRNYSQVDIAFQPDFVKLAESMGAVGLRAEKPEDVEKVLKAAMEISDRPVVIDFVVNREEDVFPMVPPGAAINEMILPNYGKKLKKAVS; encoded by the coding sequence ATGAAATTGTCAGGTGCAGAAATACTTCTTGAAGCGCTTCAGCTTGAGGGTGTTGAATACATATTTGGCTACCCCGGTGGAGCCGTTCTTGATATTTACGACAGACTATCGTACACATCTTTAAAACACATCCTTACAAGACACGAGCAGGGAGCCGCTCACGCAGCAGATGGTTATGCAAGAACAACAGGAAAAGTTGGTGTCTGTTTTGCAACTTCAGGACCGGGCGCCACAAACCTGGTTACAGGACTTGCTACTGCCCAAATAGATTCTGTCCCCATTGTGGCATTTACAGGAAACGTCCCCACATTTATGATAGGAAACGATGCATTTCAGGAAGTTGACACTGTCGGTATTACAAGACCAATAACAAAACACAATTTTTTAGTAAAAGACGTAAATCAGCTGGCGGATACCGTTAAAAAAGCTTTTTATATAGCAAGAACCGGAAGGCCGGGTGTCGTGTTAGTTGATTTGCCAAAAGACGTTATGAGAAGCATAGCTGATTTCTTTGAGCAGGAATACAAATCACCCGTTCAGATAAGAAGCTACAAACCTGTAAAGAAAGGACATCCAGGACAAATTAAGCGGGCCGCAAAAGCGATAGCCGCAGCTAAAAGACCTGTCCTTTACGTTGGTGGTGGTGTCATCAAAGCAGGTGCTTCAGATTTAATAATTAAGCTGGCGGAACTGTGCACAATCCCTGTAACCACAACACTTATGGGGCTTGGTGCAATTCCTGGAACTCATCCTTACTTCTTAGGAATGCTCGGAATGCATGGAACTTACGCAGCCAACATGGCAGTAACAGAATGTGACCTGCTCATAGCGGTAGGAGCAAGATTTGATGACCGAGTTACCGGTAAAGTAGCTGAATTTGCACCTAACGCAAAAATCATTCACATAGACGTTGACAGTGCAGAAATAGGCAAAGTCAAGCATGCTGACATTCCTATAGTTGGCGATGCAAAACTTGTTCTTGAAGAGCTGCTTCCAGAAGTCGAAAAGCAGGTAATGAAAAATAGAGAGGTATTTCAGGAAAGAGACAGGTGGATGGATCTTATCCAGCACTGGAAGGTAAGATATCCACTCTACTACGAACCAAGTGACATCGTAATCAAACCACAATTTGTAATAGAAAAAATCTATGAAGTAACCAAAGGAGAAGCCATAATAGCAACAGACGTTGGACAGCACCAGATGTGGGCAGCCCAATACTATAAGTTTAAATACCCAAGACAGTTAGTCACATCAGGCGGCCTTGGAACAATGGGCTTTGGTGTTCCTGCAGCCATCGGTGCACAGATAGGTAATCCTGACAAAACCATCTTCTGCATATCAGGTGACGGAAGCTTTCAGATGAACATGCAGGAAATTGTCACGGCAGCCAACTACAATGTTCCCGTTAAAATAGCCATACTCAACAATCAGTTTTTGGGAATGGTTCGCCAGTGGCAGGGTATATTCTACGACCGAAACTACTCTCAGGTTGACATAGCCTTCCAGCCAGATTTCGTAAAATTAGCCGAAAGTATGGGTGCCGTCGGTCTAAGGGCAGAAAAACCTGAAGATGTTGAAAAGGTTCTTAAGGCGGCGATGGAAATAAGCGACAGGCCGGTTGTAATAGACTTTGTGGTAAACAGGGAAGAAGATGTATTCCCCATGGTACCGCCGGGCGCTGCAATTAACGAAATGATACTCCCCAACTACGGGAAAAAACTCAAAAAAGCTGTTAGTTAA
- a CDS encoding radical SAM protein — protein MGHEQFLPKWIAWEVTRRCNLNCIHCRSSSTMESEQGEFTFEEAKKLMDDIATISSPTIVLTGGEPLLRDDLFDIAAYGTEKGFRMCIATNGVLVDDEVCREMKRTGIKMVSLSLDGSTAEIHDDFRKQPGAFDGVLNAVEHLRKHNIPFLINSSFTKRNAFDIPNVYKKARELGARAWYMFLVLPVGRGEEANTELLDAEEANYWLNWHYELEKDLILKGDNTILVRPTCAPHYYRIFRQNAKRDGLDLKRRNLVFGTGGGKGCVAGQSIALIDCHGWLKPCSYFPISDINVFDVPFSKAWFESKIMQDMRKIDEFKGRCGVCEYLKICNGCRVRAYWKYNDYMQEDPVCDYVPVKMRKERRDV, from the coding sequence ATGGGACATGAACAATTCTTGCCGAAATGGATAGCGTGGGAAGTTACAAGGAGATGTAACCTTAATTGTATTCATTGTCGTTCATCATCCACTATGGAATCTGAGCAGGGTGAGTTTACTTTTGAAGAAGCTAAGAAGCTGATGGATGATATTGCCACCATTTCCAGTCCGACTATTGTCCTTACCGGTGGTGAGCCTCTTTTAAGGGATGATCTGTTTGATATTGCTGCCTACGGTACAGAGAAAGGGTTCAGAATGTGCATAGCTACTAATGGTGTTCTTGTTGATGACGAAGTTTGTCGTGAAATGAAGAGAACAGGCATAAAAATGGTTTCTCTTTCTCTTGATGGTTCTACCGCAGAGATTCATGACGACTTCAGGAAACAACCGGGAGCGTTTGATGGTGTTTTGAACGCCGTTGAACATTTAAGGAAGCATAACATTCCATTCCTCATAAATTCCTCTTTTACAAAGAGGAACGCCTTTGATATACCTAATGTTTATAAAAAGGCCAGAGAGCTTGGGGCAAGGGCCTGGTACATGTTTTTAGTTCTTCCAGTAGGTAGAGGTGAAGAAGCAAATACGGAGCTTCTTGATGCGGAAGAGGCAAACTACTGGTTAAACTGGCACTATGAGCTTGAGAAAGATTTAATTTTAAAAGGTGACAACACTATTTTGGTTAGGCCTACCTGTGCACCTCACTACTACCGAATTTTCAGGCAGAATGCTAAAAGGGACGGTCTTGATCTTAAAAGGAGAAATCTCGTTTTTGGGACCGGTGGAGGGAAGGGTTGTGTCGCCGGTCAGTCAATAGCGTTGATAGACTGTCACGGCTGGCTAAAACCGTGTAGCTACTTTCCAATTTCTGACATAAACGTTTTTGATGTTCCTTTTAGCAAGGCCTGGTTTGAATCGAAAATCATGCAGGATATGAGAAAGATTGACGAGTTTAAGGGAAGATGTGGGGTTTGTGAGTATCTTAAAATATGTAACGGTTGTAGAGTGAGGGCTTACTGGAAGTACAACGACTACATGCAGGAAGATCCTGTTTGTGATTACGTTCCTGTAAAAATGAGGAAAGAAAGGAGAGATGTATGA
- a CDS encoding GGDEF domain-containing protein encodes MDTLKELLENYTFTDKEFKEVNKLKPLFSNEFVEILGENLEKYVTEHFYSFSQAAKSNKINRETFIETVKKFVHAFFNKEQISEIMESITSVNKKWGIERLEFIEAYFYFIENLLSNLYRKTKENPKLQKSIKALTRLLFIIAVYFLKNFCINRDIFSKSINIDPMTGFLSRYTIQKIYTKCSRRENLYAILFDIRNLSNINTYFGYEVGDSVIVYLATFIKEFFIQEFCSCYPNIFRLQGDQFIVFFRTTENIEDKIQNFLNNFKSKPIKVAFNGNILPIDIPVLATVMKVENEDISSLLWTMENAMRTIKKTKKEGCLTIDKNHKFKCKRRRKNVELVINAIKENRVSFTLQKIVNLKTEQTFAYEVLTRIQHENNITINAESFIDDISIYSLNEDLDKIVIEKALKYKRRENIKIPFSINVSNALLEGDIEFLEQAVKRHNISPQEIIIELMERQNVALISDLTEKLNYLKNLGFKIFIDDFGVDYSNFHLIESLPIDGIKIDGRFVKNIDKEIIDLEFIKFIVSLAEQLKISVIAEYVERKEIKERLLQISSYPIMGQGYLFGKPEAILK; translated from the coding sequence ATGGATACCCTTAAAGAACTTTTGGAAAACTACACCTTTACAGATAAAGAGTTCAAGGAGGTTAATAAATTAAAACCCCTATTCTCAAATGAATTCGTAGAAATTCTCGGGGAAAATCTGGAAAAGTATGTTACTGAACACTTTTATTCCTTTTCACAGGCAGCAAAAAGCAATAAGATAAACAGAGAAACTTTCATAGAAACTGTAAAAAAGTTTGTGCACGCTTTTTTCAACAAAGAGCAGATATCTGAAATAATGGAATCCATCACTTCTGTTAACAAGAAATGGGGAATTGAAAGACTTGAATTTATAGAAGCCTATTTCTACTTTATTGAAAACTTACTTTCCAATCTTTACAGAAAAACGAAGGAAAATCCCAAACTCCAGAAAAGCATAAAAGCACTAACACGTCTTCTATTCATCATTGCCGTTTATTTTTTGAAAAATTTCTGCATTAACAGAGACATATTCAGCAAATCCATAAATATAGATCCAATGACCGGATTTCTGTCCCGATACACAATTCAGAAAATATACACAAAATGTTCAAGAAGAGAAAATCTATACGCAATACTCTTTGACATAAGAAATCTTTCCAACATTAACACCTATTTCGGATACGAAGTTGGAGATAGTGTAATAGTGTACCTGGCAACATTCATAAAAGAGTTTTTCATTCAGGAATTCTGCTCCTGCTATCCGAATATATTCAGACTTCAGGGAGACCAGTTCATCGTCTTTTTTAGAACCACCGAAAATATCGAAGATAAGATACAAAATTTCTTAAACAATTTTAAAAGCAAACCGATAAAGGTTGCCTTCAACGGCAATATTCTTCCAATAGATATCCCTGTTCTCGCAACAGTAATGAAGGTGGAAAATGAAGATATCTCTTCCCTCCTCTGGACAATGGAAAATGCTATGAGAACAATTAAAAAAACAAAAAAGGAAGGCTGTCTTACAATAGACAAAAATCACAAGTTTAAATGCAAAAGAAGAAGAAAAAACGTAGAACTTGTGATAAACGCCATAAAAGAAAACAGAGTTTCTTTTACTTTACAAAAAATCGTAAATTTAAAAACAGAGCAAACGTTCGCTTACGAAGTTTTAACCAGAATTCAGCATGAAAACAATATAACTATTAACGCAGAGTCGTTTATTGACGACATAAGCATATATTCGCTTAATGAAGATCTTGACAAAATCGTTATAGAAAAAGCACTAAAATACAAAAGGAGAGAAAATATAAAAATTCCTTTCTCTATAAACGTCTCCAATGCACTTTTAGAGGGTGATATAGAATTTTTAGAGCAAGCAGTAAAAAGACATAACATTTCCCCACAGGAAATAATAATAGAACTTATGGAAAGACAGAATGTGGCACTTATATCTGATCTGACCGAAAAGCTTAACTATTTGAAAAATTTAGGTTTCAAAATATTTATAGATGACTTTGGCGTTGACTATTCCAATTTCCATCTCATCGAAAGCTTACCAATAGATGGAATAAAAATTGACGGACGATTCGTTAAAAATATAGATAAGGAAATTATAGACTTAGAATTCATAAAATTCATTGTTTCCCTTGCAGAACAGCTGAAAATTTCCGTAATTGCTGAATACGTTGAACGAAAAGAAATAAAAGAACGTTTATTACAAATCTCCAGCTATCCTATTATGGGACAGGGTTACCTGTTCGGAAAACCTGAAGCAATTTTAAAATAA
- the ilvC gene encoding ketol-acid reductoisomerase, producing the protein MAKVYYEQDASLAPLEGKTVAILGYGSQGHAHALNLRDSGINVVVGLRPGKSAEKAKADGFEVLTPAEAAKKADVIMFLLPDPVQKKVYEEAVKPNLKAGMALAFAHGFNIHFNQIVPPEDVDVFMVAPKGPGHLVRWTYQEGAGVPALVAIHQDATGKAMDVALAYAKGIGATRAGVIETTFKEETETDLFGEQAVLCGGTAALIKAGFETLVEAGYQPEVAYFECLHELKLIVDLIYQHGLAGMRYSISDTAEYGDYTRGPRVITEDTKKAMKKILDEIQKGEFAREFVLEAQANYPVLNAHRKIEAEHPIEKVGKKLREMMPFLKTQKKDLK; encoded by the coding sequence ATGGCAAAAGTGTACTATGAGCAGGACGCATCTCTTGCGCCGCTTGAAGGAAAAACGGTTGCTATTCTCGGTTATGGAAGCCAGGGACACGCCCATGCGCTTAACCTTAGAGATAGCGGAATTAACGTTGTAGTAGGATTAAGACCTGGAAAGTCAGCAGAGAAGGCAAAGGCTGACGGTTTTGAAGTGCTCACTCCAGCTGAAGCTGCTAAAAAAGCTGATGTAATAATGTTTCTCCTTCCTGACCCTGTCCAGAAAAAGGTTTACGAAGAGGCAGTTAAGCCAAACCTGAAAGCTGGAATGGCACTTGCATTTGCCCATGGATTCAACATACATTTCAACCAAATTGTCCCACCAGAAGACGTTGACGTATTCATGGTAGCGCCAAAAGGGCCTGGACACCTTGTAAGATGGACCTACCAGGAAGGTGCTGGCGTTCCAGCCCTCGTTGCTATCCATCAGGATGCTACAGGTAAGGCTATGGATGTCGCCCTCGCCTACGCTAAAGGAATTGGTGCAACAAGGGCAGGTGTAATAGAAACAACATTTAAAGAAGAAACAGAAACTGACCTGTTTGGTGAGCAAGCTGTCCTTTGCGGTGGAACAGCGGCTCTTATCAAGGCTGGATTTGAAACTCTTGTTGAAGCCGGCTATCAACCTGAAGTTGCCTATTTTGAATGCCTCCACGAACTTAAATTAATCGTTGACCTCATTTATCAGCACGGCCTTGCCGGAATGAGATACTCAATCTCCGACACAGCTGAATACGGCGATTACACGAGAGGACCAAGGGTTATAACAGAAGACACCAAAAAAGCAATGAAGAAGATATTAGACGAAATACAGAAAGGCGAGTTTGCAAGGGAATTTGTTCTTGAAGCTCAGGCAAACTATCCTGTTCTCAACGCTCACAGAAAGATAGAAGCAGAACATCCAATCGAAAAGGTTGGGAAAAAACTGAGAGAAATGATGCCGTTCCTCAAAACACAGAAAAAAGACCTCAAATAA
- the ilvN gene encoding acetolactate synthase small subunit has product MCENERKHIISVLVENHPGALARIVELFSARGYNIESLNVGQTEDPTISRLTMVAQGDEHTIEQIVKQLRRLVDVFKVRDLTDKKKLDRELLIVRLNADTSEKKNELMRIASVFGAQIVDISQDTYTLELTGDEDQIDAFIELIKPMGIKEMARTGRVAMVRALHGETFG; this is encoded by the coding sequence ATGTGTGAAAACGAAAGAAAACACATAATAAGCGTTCTTGTTGAAAACCATCCAGGCGCTCTTGCAAGGATAGTGGAACTTTTCAGCGCAAGAGGCTACAACATAGAAAGTTTAAACGTGGGACAAACAGAAGACCCGACAATTTCAAGGTTAACAATGGTAGCCCAGGGGGACGAACACACAATAGAACAAATTGTCAAACAACTCAGAAGGCTTGTAGATGTATTTAAAGTAAGAGACCTGACAGATAAGAAAAAACTTGACAGAGAACTCCTCATTGTAAGGCTAAATGCAGACACATCAGAAAAGAAAAATGAACTGATGAGAATAGCCAGCGTGTTCGGTGCTCAGATAGTTGATATATCTCAAGATACTTATACCCTTGAGCTTACAGGCGATGAAGACCAGATAGACGCTTTTATAGAACTCATCAAGCCCATGGGAATAAAGGAGATGGCAAGAACCGGTAGAGTTGCAATGGTAAGAGCCCTGCACGGAGAAACTTTCGGTTAA
- a CDS encoding anthranilate synthase component I family protein → MEKLTFWVDPYVLFLHMVDKGYPVRMFLDSALIDVKKGRFSFICIGEIEKFTVKDYKGQAFELLKGFYERLRKKYSDDYFGIFGYFSYDAGRYIERLPRYSSDDIKIPDISFFLPETTVVFDNLSRTIYVYGKMPEFFCESVLSLSEGFQIDFLSFNMTKEQFFSSVEKIKKYIASGDTFQVNFSQRLNFLFSGSPVAFYHRLREINPSPFAFYLDMDGFKAVSCSPERLVRKVGSIVETRPIAGTRRRGKDENEDAFLSKELFLSEKERAEHIMLVDLERNDLGKIAKYGTVVVDELMVKEVYSHVMHIVSNVRAEIDEGVHPVDVVKALFPGGTITGAPKVRTMEIIEELEPTRRALYTGSVGYLSFNGDFDFNIVIRTMLMKDDKAYLQVGAGIVWDSDPEREYRETIHKARAFLSAANLEKIL, encoded by the coding sequence TTGGAAAAGCTTACATTCTGGGTTGATCCGTACGTTTTGTTTCTACACATGGTTGATAAAGGATATCCTGTAAGGATGTTTCTTGATTCGGCGCTAATTGATGTAAAAAAGGGTCGTTTTTCTTTCATATGTATAGGAGAAATAGAAAAATTCACTGTAAAAGATTATAAAGGTCAGGCTTTTGAATTGTTGAAAGGGTTTTATGAGCGCCTGAGAAAGAAGTATTCTGATGACTATTTTGGGATTTTTGGATATTTTTCCTACGATGCGGGACGATATATAGAAAGGTTGCCCCGATATTCATCTGATGATATTAAAATACCTGATATCTCTTTCTTTTTGCCGGAAACAACAGTAGTTTTTGATAATTTGAGTAGAACAATATATGTCTATGGCAAAATGCCGGAATTTTTTTGTGAGAGTGTTCTCTCTTTAAGTGAAGGATTTCAGATTGACTTTCTCTCTTTCAATATGACAAAAGAGCAGTTTTTTAGTAGTGTAGAAAAGATTAAAAAGTACATAGCTTCAGGTGACACTTTTCAGGTTAACTTTTCACAAAGGCTCAATTTTCTTTTTTCCGGTTCACCGGTTGCGTTTTATCATCGCCTCAGGGAGATCAACCCTTCACCTTTTGCTTTTTATCTTGATATGGATGGGTTTAAAGCAGTTTCATGCTCTCCGGAGAGACTTGTAAGAAAGGTCGGCAGTATTGTTGAAACGAGGCCTATTGCAGGGACAAGGAGGAGAGGAAAAGATGAAAATGAGGATGCATTTCTTTCAAAAGAACTTTTCCTGTCAGAAAAAGAGAGGGCGGAACACATTATGTTAGTGGATTTAGAGAGGAATGATTTAGGAAAAATAGCAAAATACGGAACGGTAGTGGTTGATGAGCTAATGGTGAAGGAGGTTTATTCTCACGTTATGCACATAGTTTCGAATGTGAGGGCAGAAATTGACGAAGGTGTACACCCCGTGGATGTTGTAAAAGCTCTTTTTCCAGGAGGAACAATTACAGGTGCACCGAAGGTGAGGACAATGGAAATTATTGAAGAGCTTGAACCAACAAGGAGAGCCCTCTATACAGGTTCAGTGGGTTATCTTTCATTTAACGGTGACTTTGACTTCAACATTGTTATAAGGACAATGTTGATGAAGGATGACAAAGCTTATCTCCAGGTTGGTGCCGGTATTGTTTGGGATTCAGATCCCGAGAGAGAATACAGAGAGACAATCCACAAAGCCCGGGCGTTTTTGTCTGCGGCCAATTTAGAAAAAATTTTGTAG